Genomic segment of Pochonia chlamydosporia 170 chromosome 1, whole genome shotgun sequence:
GAATCAGATCAGCCTCTCCGAAAGCGGATTACTTCTGTCGGGGCAGCCGACACCGGTGCGGACGCCGAAACCCcaatggacgacgacacaACGCCAGCCATTCTCCGAAGCGGGGATCAGTCTGctggggaagaagacgacgCTTCTGCGGTCAACCAAGAGGTGGCAACTGACGGTGAGCGACCGGGTAAGGAAGCTCGAGCCTCTAAGAAGATCACCCGGAACGTGTTGAAGAGAAAGGCTGGATCTGGTGACAATTCCCCCAGCGAAACACCTGGACCcgacaacaatggcgaaCAAATAGACACTgcggaggaagaggaagatgcagagCAACGGAATGAAGACATTGAAGGCGAGGCGGACGAAGCTGACGCAGCAGCCAAGAGCATTGAAGAGGGTATGCGAATATAGCCCGTCGGTCCACATGAAATGACGACAAAATTATCTTTGCTAACCATTATTTGTTACAGCCGAGAAAAAGAACGCTGCTTTCAAGGACTGGACTCACATCGAAGAAATGTTTGGTCTATTTAGAGACAGGTTTGTCTTCCTCACTGTTCCAAAAATTTCCACAGCAACTAACTGTACACCATCCTAGACTATACAAAGACCGACTGCAACGgcttgaagaggaggagcaaTCATTGCTGGCAGCGGTTCCGACTCACCCGGAGTACCTTAATATGAAGCAGTGCTTAGATGACCGATATGACAAGAAGGTACGAGAGATCAATCATGAACTTGTCTTTCGAGTTGAGGCACACGAACGACGCGCTGTGGCAATACGAGCCCAAGTTTGGAGTCAATTCTTTCAGGCAGTTCGTGAAAAACGTGAAGCAGCATTGGAGTCGCTCAACCGCCAATGGTACGAGATCCAGACAGCGAGGAGAACGGCACATAGTCTCCCTGACTACGGACTGCTCTTCCCCAAGGACCAAGTGCAACGAGTACGAAATGCTATTGCGTACAACACAGAGGTCTCAACTCTCGCTGGGCTTGCAAAATATGAAGGCTTCCCTGCAGGTCCCGAACTGAAAGGAGCCTCGACGGCggaagctgaagctgattTTGGTGCTATCGAGGTATGTGCCACTTGATCCTCACCTGCAGTCATATGAAGCCTCCCTCCTGACTTCTCCTTGCAATTGTAGCAAGTCCGACGAAACCGGCAGAAAAACATGGCGCCGCTACGGGACGACTACCCGAACCAAACATTTCGGCTAGGTCCGGTGGGAGAACAGTTCATCAAGGACACACCATGGGCGAACCCGAACCACTCCTCGCACAAAACGCATCCACAACCGGTAGCAGATAATGTACAAGCTGCCAGCGGGTCAACAGGTCGACCAAATCAACTAGCCCCTCACGCAACAGTTGCGCCTTCGAATACGAAAACTACAATTGATAGCCAGACGCCGATACGTAAGTCACCAGCGGTGCCACATCGAATGTCCGAATCACCAGAGTTATCAAGGTCCATATTGAGCCCTGCGGCGCACCAGATTAAACGGGTGGGAAGCATACCAAATATCAGCCGAGGCTCAAAAGCTGCAGCTGTATAAGCGCTTAGCTGATAATTCCCACAAGGTTTAGGTGTGGTGGGCTGTTTTTGCATTTCACTTGGACTGTTGCTGGCAAACTGATTTCAAACGGATACTGTGATACCCAGAAGAATATGTTGGCTTTGGTTTGGTATATATGCATATTGTTTTATTCTCTGCACAAGAAACTTGGGTCGACTTGGGTCGAAAACAGTTTTGCATGGGTGGCGCGCTGTGTTTTTACATTATTTTACGCGAGCGGATTATGATGAACTGGAATCAGCGGTCGGGAACGCTCGGGAACGCTTGAATAGCTGTACAAAAGGCGGGTAGCATAGTTATGTCCGTTTATTCATACATGGTACAAaaagatggtggtggtgtatGTCGCTATCTATACATATAGGTGGCCAGCTCTTACGGGAGGCGTTCGTGGCAGGCAAACTGCAGCATATGACAGTTTTCGATTTCCTTCACAAATGACCTATTCTCCCCCCCTGGATTCTCGTGATGTAGCCGGTGATGAACTGTGTCAGGTTTCGCGTAGCTGAGAATGTCATCTGCCTTTGTTTGTACAATGGAAAAACCTCACACAAACTTGTGCGCGGAGGCTTGGTTCCTCATTTTGCAGGCAAAGGCTTGTGTGGCGTATCGGGAACTTTGACATCATCGAAATCGTCTTGACCGACAGCTCTTAATGTGTACCAATCTGTTCCGGTGAGTTAGATGGTTGATGCTCAACTGCCGCCGCATAGAGTTGATCCTTACATATGCCTCCTACCACTGTAAGAAGACCTAGGCCGGTGAATGCATTCTTAAATAAGTACGGTCGGCGTGCGCGGATAAGCGCTGGACCTTGTCGATACCGGCGATCGTAGTAGGTT
This window contains:
- a CDS encoding transcriptional regulatory protein DEP1 (similar to Cordyceps militaris CM01 XP_006667502.1) — encoded protein: MVATAAVRGTLSPPGAGEADIEDSNVSSPLSEVEDGDANDDDIEHMQIDGRVNDADNSSASGEDQPDEDNKSDGSDSDTDSALSDAGSDDNSEANDTEAETERLYDTPRNQRQRDVVVDQYNQGQVFEHTPSKLRSASRLIGGDDNNRDDESLSGDDASVASGDDSPTKPAASKDTSVDGEGKQDSQERKRKRSPMADQSESDQPLRKRITSVGAADTGADAETPMDDDTTPAILRSGDQSAGEEDDASAVNQEVATDGERPGKEARASKKITRNVLKRKAGSGDNSPSETPGPDNNGEQIDTAEEEEDAEQRNEDIEGEADEADAAAKSIEEAEKKNAAFKDWTHIEEMFGLFRDRLYKDRLQRLEEEEQSLLAAVPTHPEYLNMKQCLDDRYDKKVREINHELVFRVEAHERRAVAIRAQVWSQFFQAVREKREAALESLNRQWYEIQTARRTAHSLPDYGLLFPKDQVQRVRNAIAYNTEVSTLAGLAKYEGFPAGPELKGASTAEAEADFGAIEQVRRNRQKNMAPLRDDYPNQTFRLGPVGEQFIKDTPWANPNHSSHKTHPQPVADNVQAASGSTGRPNQLAPHATVAPSNTKTTIDSQTPIH